The sequence GGTAAGTCTGTTCATGCACATGAAGATGAATGGTAAAACTAAGTTTGACCACAATGTTTACATACatgaggcttctctccagtatcagTTTTTTCATGGGACCGAAAGCCATCAAATGAAGCAAAGCCTTTCCCATGTTGTTTACATTCATAGCATTCTTTCCTGTATGAATTCATTCATGTGGGTGAAGTGGAATGGACTGcgtgaaggctttgccacactgcttaaattcatagggcttctctccagtatgagtttaATTATGTATTTGAAGGTAAGAGGACCTAGTGAAGGCTTTCTCACTTTGTTTACTTTCATAGTTCTCATTTCCTATATAAGTTCATTCATGTGAGTGAAGCTGACTGAATGTAGCCAAACCTCTTTAAGGTTGTTTACATTCATATGGCTTCTTTCCTATATGAGTTCTTTCATGTTTGTGAAGCTGAGAGCTTAACACAAAGTCTTCCCCACAttgtttacattcatagggcttccttACAGTATGAGTTATTTCATGTGAGTGAAGGTAACTGGATGATGCAAAGTCTTTCCCACATTGTTTACCCTGATAGGGCTTCTTTCCAGTTTCAGTGTTTACGTATTTGAAGGTGAGAGGACCAGGTGAAGGTTTTCCCACATTGTTTAATTCATAGAGCTTCTTTCCAATGTAAATCTGTTCATGCACATGAAGATAGGGGTAAAATAAAGGCTttgtttacatttatttatatttgtatacATTTATATGAGTTTGTTCACATGTTTGAAGGGGAAAGGGCCAGGggaaggcttttccacattgtttacattcatagggcttctctccaataTGAGTTTGTTTATGTGTTTGAAGGGAAGAGGAAGAAGTGAAGGCTTTTAAACATTATTTACATTTATAGGGCTTCATTCCAATGTGAGTCTGTTCATGCACATGAAGATAAGTGGAACAActaaaggctttcccacattgtttacattcatagggcttctctccagtatgagttcgtTCATGTATTTGAAGAGAAGAGGGCCAGgggaaggctttcccacattgtttgcattcatagggcttctttaTACTATGATATTTTTCATGTGAGTGAAGGTGACTGGAAGTAgcaaaggctttcccacattgtttacattcatagggcttttcTACAGTATGAGTTTCTTCATGTGAACGAAGGTAACTAGATCTAccaaaggctttcccacattgtttacattcatagggcttctctccagtatgagttcgtTTATGTATTTGAAGGGAATAGGGCCAGCggaaggcttttccacattgtttgcATTCATAGGGTTTCTTTATAGTATGAGTTTTTTCATGTGCATGAAGATGACTGGATGCAGCAAAGGCTTTCCCACActgtttacattcatagggcttctctgcaGTATGAGTTTCTTCATGTGAGGGAAGGTGACGGGATGTAGCAAACGCTTTCCCACATTGTTTACATTTaaaaggcttctctccagtatgagttcgtTTATGTATCTGAAGGGAAGATGGCCAAGCgaaggcttttccacattctttgcattcatagggcttctttaCCATATGAGTTTTTTCATGTGCGTGAAGGCGACTGGATGTAGCAAAGGCTTTCCCACActgtttacattcatagggcttctctacaGAATGAGTTTCTTCATGTGCACGAAGGTGACTGGATCTAgcaaaggctttcccacattgtttacatttaaaaggcttctctccagtatgagttcgtTCATGTACTTGAAGGGAAGAGGGCCAGGGGAAGGTTTTTCCACAttgtttacattcatagggcttctttaGAGTATGAGTTTTTTTATGTGAACAAAGGTGACTGGATCTAGCAAAGGCTTTCCCACACTTTTCACATTGGTAAGGattctctccagtatgtgttctATCATACTTTCGAAGGGAACCGGAACAAGTTAAGTCTTCCCCAGGTTGCTTACTTCCATATATCTTCTCCCCAGTATGAGATTGTCCACATTTTTCAAAACTCCTGAAACAATTGAACTCTTTTCTGCACGTCAAATATCCATAAGGTCCATTGACATCATGCACTGACACTTGTCTTTGAACACTTGTGAGAGAAGTGAAGGATTTCCTGTTCTGTTTAACTTCATATGGCTTCCCTCCACACTCCTCATTCTTATATGATTTGTTTGCACAGTGAGATATGATATGCCTATTAAGGAAAACATAATATATGAAGATCTGTCCACACACAATGCTTTCACATAAACTTTCTACCAGAAATATCCTTTAAGACTAAGAgtttgagccaggcacagtggttcacacctgtaatccaagtgactgaggagactgaggcagaaggatctcgagttcaaatccagcttcagcaaaaaacgaggtgctaagcagctcagtgagaccctgtctctaaataaaaacacaaaaatagggatggggatgtggctccgttgtCAAGTGCCCCAGAGGTTCAATCATGAGTACCAAAAAAACCCCCTAAGATATGGAATCTCACTGAGGGTTTTTTCCAAACTGAGcaccttttttaaatttgttccagAGCCTACCATATGATTTCTGTATAAAAATTACAAGCACAGTTTATGGCTGGCTCATTAATACTCTTACATTTATTAACAGGCATTGGACTTACACTAATACCCATGTCAgggaaagtactggttttctgtcaTGTCTACACTGTATTCTGTTTGAAAGTCAATGTAACAATTACTTTGCAAAACTGCTCTTCCACAGCTGCTAATAAAGCAGTGCTATTAAATACAGGTTGTTAGCACCGTCAACAAGTCAATTAGTTTGAAAATACTAAACATGTATTTTACATTAAGGTTaattttggttgaaaaaaaaaagaataaacattcTTCATATCATGCTTGTTTTGTTTGTAAAATTATAGGAAAAGCTAGAATTCCCTCAGGGCTCTGATTCCTCTTATGAGTACAAATTACCTTACATCTCTCccaggatttgtgttctgatcttcAACATTTTGGTCCTCCCATCTGTCTCCTAAAATGTAGACCCAGAACAGTCATTATGGATCATCGTGATTTCAGAATGCATTTGAGATTTACAATTTGGACAACTatcatgcactaataaaaaagatggaaaaaagaaaaaagacagaatTATGATATTCATGCTGCTGAGTGCAATGACATTGGGCCCAATTTATTCCCCAGTTACTCCCTTTTCCACATTCCACATGCATGAGCAAAGTACACCTCCCAAGTGCTCTGTCTTTCATTATGTAATGAAACATCATCCTTACCTATAGAAGCCAGGTTTCTAAGTACTTCCTGCATCACATCTCTGTGGAGATTCTTCTGGGAAAGATCAAGCAGAGCCCACTCCTCCTGGGTGAAGTTCACAGCCACATCCTCAAAGGCCACTAAGGTCTAAAATATGCCACAAACATGTAGTGAAGACCAGGAGAGACTGACAACATGAGGGCTCTATTCTCAACATGTGAGATATTCTCACATTTCTGTGGTCTCcatatatttatttcatgataTGGTTTTTGAAACTTGTACTCTACATCTGCACTCACTTCCCAAACAAGCATTCCAATGGAATAGCTACTTTTCTATCTAGAAATGTAGCAGCAGAGCAAAAACACTCTTCTCCTTGTGGAGTCCAAGGAATAAGGCATGCTCCTGGGTCACCCCTAAGGTCTTTCTAGGGTGCATGTCTAATACATGGAATAATAAAGCCCTACTAACTCATGTGCAGAAGAGAACTAATATTAGTCCTCCTGACAGTAACTATTCTGAAAAATGCCTACTGACTAAGTGGTACTTTAGTGGGTAGGGGGAGCTAAGAATTTGGGAAGGATCATACCAAACTAAGAATTTACACTGAGTCAGAGTGCTTTAGAGGGTACATAAGCAACATAGGCCTTACTGAATGTTTGCTTACCTTCAGATATCCTGTTATTTTGTTCCACTCTTAAATTAGAACTTCAAGGATTAAAGTCCCCCAAcccctcaaaaagaaaaaaaaaaaaaaaaaccctttgaacAAAGAATCTCAGAGCTTCCCTAGTAGACAACATTTAATTGAAGTGGTCAAAACATAGAAACTGGGGATTAAGCTTATCCTGTGTGATAACACCAAGAAAATCAAATAGAATTTGTAGGTGCTTCATCAAGAGAAAATACTTGTCCAAGAacaataagaattttttaaaaaagtaataccTATCAATATGTTCTAGACAGCAGACCTTTGGTTTATATAATAtacagtcatgtgccacataATAATGTTTTGGTCAAAGACATTTTTGGTTAATAATGGACTACATACACATGGTTATCAGTAGTAAAGAAAAAAGCAATGTGTTTGTAGGAATGACTGTACAAAAACACCTACTGCATGATCACCTTTGGTATTTTGTTGTGCAGGGCTGTAGCCTAGGAAGTCCTGAAACAACAGAGTCTAGGCATGTAATAGGCTGTTCCTTTTAGGACTCTGTAAATACACTGTGGTGTTTGTGCAATCATGAGGCAGCCTAAAGAAGAACATCCAGAATGTTAAGTGACACCTGACTATAAATAAGAAACTTTTAAATTATACTATTAAACACAGCATAAGATTAGCAGAAAGATGAACCAAAAGACAgaccaagagaaaagaaaatttcaaattcatatggaaattGACTAAAGAGATAGAAGGTAATGTGGAGAAGTGGAAACATTCACATGCAAGTTAAAGTATGAGTCAAGGCTGGGCTctcaggcacatgcctgtaatcccagagtctcgggagactgaggcaggaagatcataaattcaaagctgCCTTcaaaaaaagcaaggtgctaagcaactcagtgaggccctgtctctaaataaaatacaatatagcgctggagatatggctcagtaatccagtgcccctgaggtcaatatcaggcaccaaaaaaaatagaaagaaaaaaagaaaaagatgagtcaagataaACTGGTATCTAACTGAAAAAATGCATTGTTTTCCTCAATTCCATGGGCAGACATTAATTGATATTAGATTCttctatgaaaataaaattaaaacaactttTTTTGCTAGAAAAAAGGGGAAAACATTTTTACATAAGAATAGTTTTAAGGAAGAAGAATGGGaaattcaaactattaaaatTATGTGGAATTAACAATGAGAATGAGTGGAGGAGAAGCCTGTAATCCATGGGACATCAGAGCGCCACAGCACATTGTGAGATGCATAAAAGCACAACTAAAATGGAAAATAGCCAGGAGGGGGACAGAAGGTGAAAGCCACATAAAAACGGTTACAAACTATCCGCAAAGTCTTAcacaacaaaaactaaaaaatacttttgaAGGAAGTGATGCATTTTAACGATAACTGGTATTTGCCAGCATACAGAATTGTAAATCTCCCCAAACATTAACCATGAAGTCAGTTCAATCACTTTCCAAATACCAAAGACATTTTTATACAAAAAGAAGAGGTATTCTTCTAATGTTCACATGAACTTGCAAGACACTCAACagtgaaagaagaagaaaaaagaagaagcatAACACTTCGTAATTTCAAAATCTGCTCAAACTACAGTAACAAAGATAGAGCAGGTCACAGCACGGTCAGAGATCTGGAGGAAAGGCCCGAAGATCTGGAGGAGAGGCTTGTCCCAGGCCCAGAGATATGTGGTAAAGCACCTCGTGCTGTGGTTCCTTATTCACCAAAGCATGGCTCCAAAGCCCAACATCAGGGTACATATAGGCTTGAGGCTGCTACCACCACAAA is a genomic window of Callospermophilus lateralis isolate mCalLat2 chromosome 5, mCalLat2.hap1, whole genome shotgun sequence containing:
- the LOC143399554 gene encoding uncharacterized protein LOC143399554; this translates as MSGLLRRQEVTLVAFEDVAVNFTQEEWALLDLSQKNLHRDVMQEVLRNLASIGDRWEDQNVEDQNTNPGRDVRDRVSLSCLAPRFLLKLDLNSRSFCLSLLSHLDYRHIISHCANKSYKNEECGGKPYEVKQNRKSFTSLTSVQRQVSVHDVNGPYGYLTCRKEFNCFRSFEKCGQSHTGEKIYGSKQPGEDLTCSGSLRKYDRTHTGENPYQCEKCGKAFARSSHLCSHKKTHTLKKPYECKQCGKTFPWPSSLQVHERTHTGEKPFKCKQCGKAFARSSHLRAHEETHSVEKPYECKQCGKAFATSSRLHAHEKTHMVKKPYECKECGKAFAWPSSLQIHKRTHTGEKPFKCKQCGKAFATSRHLPSHEETHTAEKPYECKQCGKAFAASSHLHAHEKTHTIKKPYECKQCGKAFRWPYSLQIHKRTHTGEKPYECKQCGKAFGRSSYLRSHEETHTVEKPYECKQCGKAFATSSHLHSHEKYHSIKKPYECKQCGKAFPWPSSLQIHERTHTGEKPYECKQCGKAFSCSTYLHVHEQTHIGMKPYKCK